Part of the Centroberyx gerrardi isolate f3 chromosome 11, fCenGer3.hap1.cur.20231027, whole genome shotgun sequence genome is shown below.
ATAAAACGACAAAAAATACAGCTGGAATCATCCTGAAATCATCCTGGTACATAACGATGGTAACCACAGTAATGGTAATCACCGGAGCAAATTAAAATAGATGTTACAGCTGTCTGCGAGCCAGATATTTATTGGCTCATGCATTGTTTCCCATGAGTTAAACTATGCAGTGTGAAGATTAAATGCCACATAGAAGGCGATAACAGCACGTCAGTAAAAATTGATCATGCTTCTGTTTACCCCTACTCTGCACCGGCAGGTCAGCTCTCTAAAGAGGAATTTAGAGAACAGAACGTTCGCTGAAAGTGCTCCCACTGTGTTTTCACACATAGCGTAGTCATATGAGGACGACTATTTTCTTTTTGGGGCTGTGACAAAGTATTGGGCATATAGCAAATAGCATTGAGATAAATGTTAAAATGGCTGGTATATGAATGTCATGTCAAATATTAATTTTGGGTGTGCTTGTCAGTGCAGATTAATGGCCGGTCCGTTATTATTCCAGATAGAATTGGATGCTGAGCCGCTCGCTCTTTTTCTCGTTGCCTAGTGCAACAACATTGTGGATGAACTGGTGATATAGTAAATTATCTTTTCCATTTCTGTGCCACTCATTTGCATGACAATCTCCCTGGTTTACatgttgtgtcttttttttctttcatggtTGCCATGCAGACGGAATAGGAATCAACCCTGCACAGACAGCAGGTGAGTTTTGGTGCCATGTTGATGCCTTTGATAAGCTACTTTCTCAGTGCCACAGAGAGACCAAAGAAATCAGCGATTAGCCACTCTAGATGGTTCAAGAGGTTGTTTTCCCCAATTTCATTTTATTGGGGGGTACTTGGAAGTGTAATCAACCCCAGGGCTGTATTTTCAACCTATCTTAAAGGCTTGTCAAGATGCTTTCATCTAAGCATTAAGCTTTGAATAAAGCATGTTTCATAATATACTTTAGATTTCGATTGAGTTTAAAAGATAAAACTGATATTGGCCCCAGTGCCGCTGAGTCCTGGGGGCCGTTCCACAAAGGAGACTAAGAAACGTTCGGGCTAAATACAAAAAGCCTGACTTGAGTTAACAACAAATCAATCTGGGATTAACCCAACTTCCAGCTAACGTAATCAGGTGAAATCAAGCCTGGTTTGAAAAATCATTCAGGCTTAACATCGCAAAAAACTGTGTTAGGGAATTCCTAACAATGTTAAACTTGGAATAAattttcttactttctgcatTTCCCTGCTGCCAGCTTAGTATATATTTGCTTAGTATTTTGGACAATTTGGGAGCCCTTCTTTGTTTTCCACCTTTTTACTTTTTGAGCAATCAAGATAAATGCACGTTCATGGCTTTAAAATGCAGACCAGAGATGTGAAGCATGGATCACATCAAttcacaaaagagaaaagagagagactaatAGAGAGAGCTACGATGTTCACGGCCACAGAGCAACAGATATTCATCAAATATTCTGTCGAAATAAGGAAaggaaataataaatattttaaggAAAAAGGGCAAATCTATCGGCACTAACAAAGCCAGAACTGAAAGTTTGGCAAAATATTGCAGGTCAGCAGTGTGCACAGACTGAGATGGGCAGGGGGTGAAAACCACCTAACCACCGccctgggacctttgttgcatgtcactccctctgttttatcatttctctctcttcactgtgtctgatagagcagaaatgccattaaaataatctttaaaagggCACTTACCCAGAAATGCCAGGGGGGTGCGGGGGGTATGATGCTCCCACAGGAGGAAAGTtttgaaaatctgcttttaCAAACTCTGTCTGAGTTTTGTACAATGTCATGTACATGAAAAAACACAGTATACTTGCATTTCTGACCTCTCACTGATATAAATATGTAATCTAATCCAAAAATTACAGGTATAAAATTAAATGCTATATGAAGTTAAACATCTTTTGAAATATCACATAATTAGAgatagtttccatttccattttgcaGCAACTAAGAAAAAagataagagaaagagaatactGAATCAGTATTAATATTTCTGCATTATGCCACTTGGTGTGTACAAATGACATAATAGCCTCCATATAGAGGCATTACTGCAGTATAATGCCCTTCATACTGGTTATATGCCCCTTTTAGCTTATAGTCGCAATACAATGTGACACTTTCTCATTGGTGTCAGTTTTATTCCTTTAATTGTATTCTTATGGCATTTAAGGCACAAAATAAATGAGACCAAATGGTTAAAATGCTCCGTTTCATGTACAGTTTAACAAAATGTGCTTTTAGAAAGCCTGAAAAGACCTATTCTATTTTGAAACCTTAATTAGACTACTGGTGACCAATAGTTTATAATTGGTCCACACAACTATTTGTTCTACTTTCACTATTAGGCCACAACCATGGTCCAAAATGTATTAGGTGTATTTTCATTGTAATTAATGCTAATTCTTTTGGGATAGTTTAGTAAGTAAGCAAATCAAATTATAGAGCACATTTAAAAAGTGCTGCACAAAAGACTTAAGATTGATAACTGATTTAAGTCAGCTAGCCTAACCTTGGTATAACTGTAGCCTATgtcaaataaatcaacaaaaatatatataatcttTCTTTTGTATTTCACTTCAGCTTATGGGATAGTGTAGGCGTAATGCGGTACCGGGCAGAACTTTGGTGAAAACTTCATGTTTCTGTCTGGTCGGAGGATTGTAAATCCGGTTAAGCCGGAGTTGAGGCTGACGCTGCACATGAGCCTGAGCTGGAGCAGGCTAGTCTGGAAAGATACGTTTCCATGGTAACTTAGCTCAAGCTTATTTGAACCTGCTTAGTTGAACCGAATTTCCTGAAAACAAGCCTGGCTTACTGAAATAAGCCTGACTTAACTGGTAACTTCACTTGGAAGTTGTGTTTATTGATTTATAAATGTAGATGCAGTTCCCCAAGGAGCGGTATTTAATGTTTAATTACATTAAACGTTGACCTCTTACTTTAGCCAGACTTGAGGAGAACCAGCCATACCAAGCTCTTAAATCAGCattttttgaacttttgatTCACACTTTATTGCAGAGTCCTGGTAAatcaccttttctctctgtcagcctcCCTGGTGGTTCCTTGAGGTAGATACTTGATGTGTAGCCCACCTCCCCTTATGTAATGTTATCACTCCCCACAAATATGCGTAATGGTTGACTGGGTTTTGTGCATAGAGCAGGAGAAGGTAATGCTTTCTTTGACCGAAGGCAAGATGGGTCTTTTATGCTCAGAAAGGAGTGGGTGATGGGCATTCACAACGGCTTTTTAACTGCGTAACATTCATGCTGTGTGCGTCCAAGAATAGCCGAGCTTCAGACACCTCTGTcaattgcctttttttctttttttctcctgctgaaagTCTCCTCACACACATTAGATAACTATCTATAGACTGGCAACACCATTCCTTTTTCTCAGCCATGCACATGACACTCAGTGCATCATAAGGTCTTAAATTTATGGCTGtaattgtcatttattttagtAATTAAGTACTGATTGAGTAATTTGATCACATCTTATCGAAACAGTGCTAATTCTGCTTTCCTCAAAAAAATCTGTACAACATATAAGATAACCCACCCACCAAGCAtcagattgtttttttatttttttttattttgcttttgttaaACCTGTGTCATTTGCTGTAGTTTAACATTAGTTTTatgaacaaagaagaaaaaagaagaaaaacatagAGTGCTACAAAAATGGTGTCAAAAAACTTCCAAaaaaggtgctctttggtttggggtATGCAACTGAATTAAACAAAAGTCCAAAGCACtcttctttgaaaaatgtaaaaagcctaTTCATGTTCAAAATGAACATGAATTGTTCAAAATGAACACGAATTGTTTGGAGCTCCCTGATGAAGGAGTTTTGTAAGTGTTTTTAATGTCCCCAGATGAGCCCATGAAATAtaggctttttacatttttcaaagaagagtgccttggacttttgtttcattAAGTTTTATGAACAGTTGATCAGGTTCAGTATTAGGTCTAATGTCCTCCATCAATAACCAAGTTTCCATTGACTTATTCCACAAAGGTATGTCGACATTCCTAAAGATTGCATATTCTTGCAACAAATGCTTCCCATCATATCTTCCCATTAAACCATCATTCAGTAGGTGAAACCAACTGAATGTAATGACATTGCATCTAAAAAGGACAGTTTCTGTGCTAAAACTGAGAATGTAAAGTAgaatccagtgtttcccacaggtaaTGGAGGAGGGTTATTGATGACTTGTTATTGACGTTTCATTTAGCGAGCCCAGTGAGTCATATTTTTTCAGGCACTACAGTCTGTCTAAGCTGATTGCATTGCAACATTAACTGACTATTATACCTCCATCTGATTATCGTTACGTTTCATTGAGGCACGGACACACTGCGACAGATGCGCCGCTGCATCATAGgcgcaatgaattatggtcattgtagttcactAACACGCTTTCGAGGCTTGATTAAGTCATGAAGGTTTGAAAACCACATGGGCGAGAACCGCCAGCTTCATGCCTCACGGCGCCTgaaatgaatccaaaacaaaaatttaCTTTGTGGGCTTAATTTACCTGGGCAGGCTGCCCAATATTAATGTTTTATGGGAAAGACTGCAATCATTGTGGTTCACCTACATCCATTCTAGAATAATGAGTTTTATAATAGATTGATAACAGTCTGTGTGCTTCAACTGCTGTTTTTATGACTCCTAAGGCCTGGCCTGCAAAAGCAGAGTGGAGATAATGCAACAGGCATGGTAAAGCCATGCAATAATTCTTCTGGgactgtttgttgttttgctcctTGTCATAGTTCAGACAGTTCAGATGCAAGCTACATGTGGCAAATACCAAAGTATAGGTAAATTATTTGGACTCAGTGGCCTGTGGAAAAAACAGTATGATTTACATTAGATGatttatattagattagatttatgATATAAACAGAAAGTTGAACAGAATTGGAAAAAGTACTGAAAAAGTCATTGCATGCCACAGTAAGTTGTCAGATGGTTTAATGGTTTAACCAAAGTGTGTCATGCATACACAGCAGCCGGACAGATGATACGTATGAAAAGTTAATTGGATGGAAAACCCTTTCCCTTAATTTCCTGACTTGTTTGCAAAGTTATCAGTGTCTAGCAGGAACGATGGCAGCCTTTCTGAATAAGCAAACTGATCAAACTGCACAAAATCTTTTGACTTACTGGGACCTTTCAAATTATCCTACATGCTTCTGATATGGTCAATAGTTGTATCCTGTTGCACCTCAAATTTCATACTGTGTAGATCCTACTATGCATCTGAGACTTTTTTTAATGATGTTCTGTAGACTCAACACTGTCCTTTTTAAGTTACGTCAGATAGGATCAGATATACTGAATTGTACGTTGTCACTGGcctatgtatgtgtatgcatatagTCACTTGTGAACCGCCCCCAATCTCTGTTTACAGTATAAAAAGAGAGGCTGGTACCAGTATTGTATtggtgctctgatgaaggctttaTGCGGAAACGCGTTAGCCTGATgatgccaaaaataaaaaaaatggtaaactgAGACCGAGCCTTGCTGTGTTCTGGATTTTTGGAGTGCCGCTATCTCTTCATGTTTTAGTGATAGCAGAGCACCCAGCCAAAAAAGGGCCACAAGAGGAAGCGCACCTGCTCTACATTTGTATCCTACTTTTGTTTCAGTCATTAAGGGAGCTGATGTTGCAGAGCATGAAAGAAAAAAGGCAACAGTGGAACATGTCACCTCCCACTAAAGATGCAGACCCCTTCTGGGACTATCTGAAACAAATGTGTTGCCTTGTTTTGACTTGTAATTGAAAATGCAACAATGCAGTGGTTAGATGCATCATTTTcacaagtttcgtcaaaatttAATCCTTCACCCCTTCATTGTGCTTACTTAGTAAATAGCCTACAGGTGTCACTTTGGAGATATAATGCACATCCTATACATTGCAAACCCTCAGGGCCTAAGTTTCCAGATTGATTTAGTATTTTGTCGTTATTTCTTAAAAGTACTTCAGAACCATTTTGACTTGGCCTGACCTATTATTTTCCTTGGTTTGTTCAAATTTGTCAGCCCAGTGTTTCCATCTTGTTGAATAAGTAGCTCAAAGTTGTGCTGTGCTGTCCCACTGTCTCTAGTTGCCATGGTAGCCAAGAAGACTTGTTAAGATCCAAGCCAAAAATTGACACTCTTGACTGAAAAAGAGTGCTAAACTTGGACAAAATCAATTAAGTTTGGGGCACTTAGATGAAAGATTCTGGAAATGCTTTATGTGTGATCTCAGAATGATCACCTGCACTATCTCACCTGATTTGTGATTAAATTACTACAAGGACAAACGGACTCAAAAATAGGTTTCCAGTAGGTTTCAGTCACTTTTGCAATTCCAGGCAGACTATTAGGTTTTCTTTCAATTTCAACTTCAAAGGCTCCCAAACTGTcatattttgccattttttgcagGGACCCCTTTCATCTCTGTGTTCAGCTTGCTTTGTCATATTTACACCACATCCAAACTTCCTGTGTAACTACCCAACTGATATGTGACTTTGCAAAATAATCTGAATCAGACTAGGTGGATAGACTGCATTTTCTTCAAACTGTTTTATCATGGCTAAAGCTGATGTAGGTGAAAATTAAATGGTTCACATATTTTGTACTTAACATATTTTAGAACAAATCACCATCCTGGGCAAACCACCCATTCTAGGAGAATATATTACATCCTTTGAGGAAAAAGTTACAATTTCAAGCAAACCGCCCATTGGTGAATTGACATAGTGTTTGTAGAAATAGTGATTGTAACCATTATCAAAGTTTTGTGTCAGAAGGAACAGCAAGAACCCAAGAAGCTGCCATTTCACTTCTATAGACTTAAACCCCCGGACACAGAATATATGCTAGGCCTCTGCATAAACCCATTAAAAACTGTGATCTTTCCTCTGTTGTCCTGTGTTGCAGGGAATGTGTTTCTGAAGCATGGCTCAGAGCTGCGCATCATTCCCAGAGACAGAGTGGGAGGACAAGGAGACTGATGCTGCTTTTCTTCCTTGACGGCACAATGACTCACCCAGCAGAATCATATAACACTTGAGACCCAGGAAACACCTCAGCGTGTGcgttgtatttattttctggCCCACAACTGACAGTGACTCACACGTATCGAAGAGTAAACCGATGACATGCAACATATACATACGTGCTCACTGCTTCTGCATTTTCaatcaggcttttttttttttctgtaagcTTCACTGCATTAAAACATTGGAGTGACATCAAGAGTAGCCAGATATTTACTAATTGATATGCACACAAAGGCAGCAGCTGCTCCCCAGGAGAGACTTTGACCAAGACTAAAAAACATAAGTTAACAGTTATAGCTTTTGTATCTTTTTAGTTGTAACAATAAACAGTTCATCAGTATGGCTAACACCGAAATATGACTATTTTGCTGTTCACTCTTGTTTCTATTAGCATTGTGAATATGGTGTATATTATTCAAACTGTTGTATATGCAACATGCTTTTAAGGAGCATTGATGTTATATTAAGAGGCTGTAGATATGCAGGTAAAGTGTCTGTTCACATGAGATGAACAGTATTCCTGATCAGACACAAGAGAACTAGACATCCAGCAGATCTACTCGGTGTGTATCATGGAACTGCACCTTCCATAACCAGAGGAATTTGCTTATAGATCCACTTTCATTTCAAATGCTTTTACATGTGTGTGAAAATCATGGATGTTTTGCTTGTAAGGAAATGTGATTGTTAGTCTGTCACAGTGAGCAGCATGCAGCCACGTGGATCTCTGCTGCCCTCTGTCAGGTTACAGTTTAATGTCCGTTTTTACTCAACCGAATACAGTACGTCCGGCTTTGTATCCCAAGCAATGCATTTTGCCCTTTTCATCTTCAcacaataaatataaaaaagtaaAGATAAGTAGTCTAAATTTTATCATATGTACTGTTGCTACTATACATCAAGTAGCAGCTGACTAGCAGGTGTGAGGGAAAACATGGCAGGCATCTAAAAAGTGTAGattcaaactcttttttttttgttttggccaGCATCACATCTTGTCAGTGACCCCAGAATTCGTGCAATACTCACAATATCCCTGAGGTTAGGTCAGGTTCAGATCCAACAGCTCTGACACTGGTTTTCATCTGGGAAATAACCAATTAAAAGTGTTTGATTGCTGTCCTTCGTCCTGTGCCTTTTCTCTCAGTGAGATCTCTGCTGGTAGTTAGGTGTTATGTTTCAAAAAGGCATGGATTGAGAATCTACCTTTATGTCAAGATTGCAGATGATTCCCATCGAAAACAACACATGTGATTCTCTCAGGAAGACTGATACTTTGTTCTGAAACGGGCTTTATTGTTCTCTGAGTGATTTATGCGGAAAAGCATGTTATTATGCACAACACATTAATCATTATCTCCTGAGAAGGTCTGAGCCATTAGTTTCTGAATTGgttctctttctccactctgGAAAGAATTATGCATACTTggtttttaagaaaaataaaagaagagagaataatgAAGCATGCATACTGAGTGCATGGGAGAAAGCCCACCACCATCTCTCACCATCCATTAGGATGCAGAATcaggtggggaggaggagcaggagtgCCATCACAAATGGGTTTTCTAATTCATTTTAATCAAAGTGGTTGCTGCGCACATTCACCAGAAGTTTACTTCTGAAATGGGGAAAAGGCCGGAAAGGAGCCTGGATGTAGCAGATGCTGTTGTATATATCTCAACATAGGTTCTGTTGCTTCAAAAATTATTTTGGAAAAACTATATGTTTACTTATATTATGTTGGCCTAagtaggggggtgggggttcaTATTTTAGAGACAAGGATAACTATACTCTatgccagtggttctcaacctaaAACGAAGTGATGTCTACTTGCAACCCCCATCACAAGCATCCAGAGTTAAGCtacagaatgattttcccttttcagtttgtttcatttgattcattatcagagggtgaaaaaaaaaaagtatttcacaagaaaaaaagaaaaatcagaaGAAATAGACATGATCATAagtttgtatagtagaaatatgtttttgttccaTATCCCACAAATCATCTCTCAACTCCCCAAAATTATCTGCCCCAGGTTAAGAAGCACTGCTCTATGCAGTGTAAAAGGAGGAAAATAGATTATTGGGTTACTTGgattcattaaaataaaaacccacAGAGCACCAAGTACTACAAAGCAAAATCAGCTCATTTCATCATCACATTCTCTGATTTGTGCCCTTTTTGGCGTGAAATTAAAATTTCACACCTAAACAGAAACGGACGGCGTAGTTCAAGTTTTATGAGCAACGAGAAAGAAAGATGCTTCATAATCACATTTGAGGTTGAGCTCTCTGTCCTGAGCCTGCTGCAGGATGAACTGCTGCACAGACAGGCCCAGCTCGCAGAGCGTCTGCTCGACGAAGTCCTGGCTCAGGCTCACACAGGGGAACTTCTGATCCCCCACCGTATAGAAAGTCTCATTAAGATCTCCAATCAGCACCAGGACCCCTCCGTGCCTCAGCAAGCGCACCATGGCTCCCAGCGAACGCCTGTAGGCTTCCCGGTCTTTACAGGCAGCCTCCAGGCAGAGAGACGATACAACGCAGTCTGCTGGCTCTACTGTCACCGGGTGTAACGGGTTCTCCAGGGTGATGTCGCACTTTAATACCTGTTTGATCCTCTGCCGGAGAGTCTCTGTGATGACTGCTGGGGTCCTACAGAagaacatggagacaacacagagagagaaaagaagagtgaatgtgtgttgcACATAGTGCAGCACTATATGTGAAGATTGTTGGCAGATTTACAAATTCATTACATAAAATACTCAGTTTGAGATGAATTAGGAAGGTAATAAGAAGTCAAAAAGACATTTTAGTTGATACTGAATTGCACTGCAAATTCAAGtcaaaaaaagttatttagtctattattgagtcctaaaattgtaattttcttctttcacttgtttccaatgcaaatcaagtgtcattttcttcctgaaaacaagtgaaactgcattggaaacaagtggagttatctcacttcattggcagaatttttctcttggtttaaaaaagatttaaaataagatttgaaggctgaatatgagactaaatgacttgttaagatgggtGTTATTTTGTAGTGTACACAGCATTAAGAGAGCATGTCTTGTACAACACCTTTTCCCCTCCAGGTCACAGACAAACTGAAAGTGGGCATTCCAGTTGAAGCAGCCCTCCTCAGCTCGCAGCcacttctctatctctcttctgtTGTTGTCCACATAATCAGACACCACTATGTCCTCGAAGTGCTCACAGGCGCTGATCAGAGTGTGGACGGTAGGGCCCGTCCCAACCTCGACCAGCCTCTTGCCCTTGTACTTGCCTGAATCCAGACAGAtatgttaaaaaagaaaaagtaataaaagaaagaaacatcagACTACAGCTGTTAGATGACATATTTTGAATTCCTCGCCTGTAATTGCAATGTAATGCAAATAAGATAAATAACTCTGTATGCcacctgttgaaacactgttgcTCCATTTTTGGCCCCAAATTGATTGTTGATTGACATAGCTCTTGATACAGGGGCTTACAGTATTTGACCCCTAAACATCagttttgcatgtgtttgtctaCATTGGTAATGTACCTGTATTTGAgtaatgatttgatttgaaagtTAAACTTCTTGACTTCTTGTCATCATTCCCTGTTAGGTCTTTAAACTAACAGTGAATATAGCTTCTGGTTCACACCCCGGTTGAAATACAACTTgatcagggttggggtcaattcatgaatggacTCATTCCAGCTCatttcaattccaattcctgaGCTGaaagttggaattggaattgggaTGTGAAAAAACCtccaggaaacagaattggaatttaattggaatttcagtaagtttaatttaattcaatgaaattctgtgaaattccatgtatttttgtttgttcttaccacatatctgagattacacagtGTTATGTATTATCattactgaatatcataaaatgttaaaggttcctttcaggtggtatttgatgcacaacatgtaatcataatacatacattatgattgaatgtgtttgatttgtttaactgatttttatttgattcataatgtttgatttataagacaacctctctttgaagtggaatttcatggaatttaatggaattcaattgtttcctgtcattccaattcaattccagttctgtttccttagagctaggtgacattccaattccaactccaggagcTGAATTTGGCATTTATCATGCATTCTCAGTTCAATTCctgaatggccccaaccctgaaCTTGATGATGACAAATTTACATTCAAGAGAGTTTGATGTCTGTACCTGATGAGAAGGTCTGGCTCAGCTGACACAGCACAAAAGTCACAAAGCGGCTGTTGTCTTTCTGCCCCGGTGTCTCAGAGAACTGGTAACAGTAGCCTAGATAGGTCTTGGAATCAAACTTGGTCTGGTACAGCTCCTGATCTGAGGTGGTAAATGGTTTGGAGTCTCCCATACTGGTCTCTCAGCTTGAAGATTGTAGACATGCAGAGAAACAGGGGACAGGTTGCTGATACAGGGATGACAGACCATTATCGACTGATcatagatgtgtgtgtctgtctgtgtctgtgtgtgtgtgtgagagagagcaaaaaagaCCCCCTTCATATAAAATAGGTTTTCCCACAGAatcctctgtctccttttccCCACTCTTTTGTGCCCCCGCTGTTTTATAAATGACACGTTCAACGCGCCCCTTGGCCTCCCATTAAAGTCGGCCAATCTAAAATGAGATCTGGTGAGCTTCTACAGACACTGCACAGACCAACTGTGGCCAGAGGTCAGTGAGCCAGATCAAGAAATGGGGGACCAGGGAATGGAAACAACTCCCCTCTGACAGCCCATCCAGCTCATTTTCACTTATATTGtgaaatctcacacacacacacacatatacagtcaaCCGGCGCGAGTGAAGCCATTTCTCCTTGCGACTCCCATAATTCCCGGATTGTAGCAG
Proteins encoded:
- the LOC139911723 gene encoding nicotinamide N-methyltransferase produces the protein MGDSKPFTTSDQELYQTKFDSKTYLGYCYQFSETPGQKDNSRFVTFVLCQLSQTFSSGKYKGKRLVEVGTGPTVHTLISACEHFEDIVVSDYVDNNRREIEKWLRAEEGCFNWNAHFQFVCDLEGKRTPAVITETLRQRIKQVLKCDITLENPLHPVTVEPADCVVSSLCLEAACKDREAYRRSLGAMVRLLRHGGVLVLIGDLNETFYTVGDQKFPCVSLSQDFVEQTLCELGLSVQQFILQQAQDRELNLKCDYEASFFLVAHKT